In Candidatus Binatia bacterium, one DNA window encodes the following:
- the miaA gene encoding tRNA (adenosine(37)-N6)-dimethylallyltransferase MiaA: MLDGNADEKEELQRSRSAVLFDAEGGCMSGGSGRLPLVAIVGPTAAGKSALALELALTGQAEVVSVDSRQIFRHLDIGTAKPTAEMCAQVPHHLIDVAEPDESYDAGRFGREATAAVREIRGRGCAPILCGGSGLYLRALAEGMPDLPEPDPILREQLKHEADGRGDAEMHEELSSLDPGVAARVAVGDRRRVLRALEVFRQTGRPLGEWQEEHARRPRPFEVLTVVLSPSREILESRIRERAEAMWAEGLVAETRGILDRGFSGELASLQSIGYREAQAFLRGELSEEAAIEAIVLTSRQYAKRQRTWFRGIAGAHWLEEARWPVSLQRKVLDCLG; encoded by the coding sequence ATGCTGGATGGTAACGCCGACGAAAAAGAGGAACTCCAGCGCTCGCGGAGCGCCGTGCTCTTCGATGCCGAGGGGGGTTGCATGAGCGGTGGCTCGGGCCGGTTGCCTCTGGTGGCGATTGTGGGCCCGACAGCTGCCGGAAAAAGCGCTCTGGCACTCGAGCTTGCCTTGACGGGGCAGGCCGAGGTCGTCTCGGTCGACTCTCGCCAGATCTTCCGGCATCTGGATATTGGCACAGCGAAGCCGACGGCCGAGATGTGTGCTCAGGTTCCGCATCACCTGATTGATGTGGCCGAGCCTGACGAGTCTTACGATGCCGGTCGCTTTGGACGCGAGGCGACCGCAGCGGTTCGAGAGATACGGGGGCGTGGTTGCGCACCAATCCTATGTGGTGGCAGCGGGCTATATTTGCGCGCCCTCGCGGAGGGGATGCCGGACCTGCCCGAGCCGGATCCGATCCTCCGTGAGCAATTGAAGCATGAAGCCGATGGGCGTGGGGACGCGGAGATGCACGAGGAACTCTCCAGCCTCGACCCTGGAGTCGCCGCGCGCGTTGCGGTGGGGGATCGCCGGCGGGTGTTGCGTGCATTGGAGGTGTTCCGCCAGACAGGCAGGCCGCTTGGAGAGTGGCAGGAGGAGCATGCCCGCCGGCCTCGGCCATTTGAAGTTCTGACGGTCGTGCTCTCCCCTTCTCGGGAGATTCTTGAATCCCGCATCCGGGAGCGTGCCGAGGCGATGTGGGCCGAAGGGTTGGTCGCCGAAACGCGGGGGATCCTCGACCGTGGATTCTCCGGAGAGCTGGCTTCGTTGCAGTCGATTGGATACCGCGAGGCGCAGGCCTTCCTTCGGGGCGAGCTCTCGGAGGAAGCAGCTATCGAGGCGATCGTCCTGACCTCTCGGCAATATGCCAAGCGCCAGAGGACCTGGTTTCGAGGCATTGCGGGGGCCCATTGGCTTGAGGAGGCTCGTTGGCCAGTGTCTCTCCAGCGCAAGGTTCTCGATTGTCTGGGATGA
- the rfaE1 gene encoding D-glycero-beta-D-manno-heptose-7-phosphate kinase, whose translation MMTSRRLSGLIAGFPRARVLVVGDLMLDRFIWGEVQRISPEAPVPVVRVMEESNHPGGAGNVVANLAALGAEPMVAGWVGRDAAGRTICDGLKQRGADTRGIVMSSRAVSIEKTRIVAQRQQLVRLDREPDRPGQDLIRRISRSVEKLLPGADAVIVSDYGKGTIGPELLDLLANARPKLGFAYLIDPKQPNYEHYRGATLVKPNAAEAEAAAGLKPDSASALRSVGKSLLEKWQSETVLVSRGEQGMALCRPNRAPVSFAAHAREVFDVTGAGDTVLATAALCLASQGTPEEAAELANHAAGVVVGKVGTATLTRAELSRAARGQAILRRSKGR comes from the coding sequence ATGATGACATCACGAAGGCTTTCCGGATTGATCGCGGGATTTCCCCGGGCTCGAGTTCTGGTGGTGGGCGATCTGATGTTGGATCGCTTCATCTGGGGAGAGGTGCAACGGATTTCGCCGGAAGCTCCCGTGCCGGTCGTTCGCGTCATGGAAGAGAGCAACCACCCTGGAGGCGCGGGGAATGTGGTGGCAAATCTCGCCGCTCTTGGCGCAGAGCCGATGGTCGCAGGTTGGGTCGGTCGCGATGCGGCCGGCCGAACGATTTGTGATGGTCTGAAACAGCGGGGTGCGGATACTCGGGGAATTGTGATGAGCAGCCGCGCTGTCTCGATCGAGAAGACCCGCATCGTGGCCCAGCGGCAGCAACTGGTTCGTCTGGATCGTGAGCCGGATCGGCCCGGCCAGGACCTGATCCGCAGGATCTCTCGGTCGGTCGAGAAACTGCTGCCCGGTGCCGATGCCGTGATCGTATCGGACTACGGCAAGGGCACGATTGGTCCCGAGTTGCTGGATTTGCTGGCCAACGCACGCCCGAAACTGGGTTTTGCCTATTTGATCGATCCGAAGCAGCCGAACTACGAGCACTATCGTGGTGCCACGCTGGTGAAGCCCAATGCCGCCGAGGCGGAAGCTGCAGCCGGATTGAAGCCGGATAGTGCTTCGGCGTTGCGTTCGGTGGGCAAGAGCCTGCTGGAAAAATGGCAGAGCGAGACAGTTCTGGTTTCCCGAGGGGAGCAAGGCATGGCGTTATGCCGACCCAATCGAGCACCGGTTTCCTTTGCCGCACATGCGCGGGAGGTTTTTGACGTGACGGGTGCGGGCGATACGGTTTTGGCGACGGCGGCACTGTGCCTCGCCTCACAGGGGACGCCGGAGGAAGCCGCCGAGCTTGCCAACCATGCGGCAGGAGTGGTCGTGGGCAAGGTCGGTACCGCGACCCTGACCCGTGCCGAATTGTCCCGCGCTGCGCGCGGTCAAGCAATATTACGAAGGAGTAAAGGGCGATGA
- the waaF gene encoding lipopolysaccharide heptosyltransferase II — MALPAFCEVRMLDGGAPKKILLIQTAFLGDVVLATALQRRLSEAFPEAEIHWLVRPDAEAIVAPLVPSGRVLVYAKRAEARGAGGFFRMARILAEREFDAAVAVQRSFRTAALLWQAGIPLRIGFAGAGGWFFYNRRVPHQGLHARDRMVRLVEGFGVSAADPPEPYLRVATDAREAVLARLAAAGVGSRERLVILAPGSAWRTKQWPARYFGRVAGDLLAKGFDRGIVVGGGGDGMLAAEVADAAGEGASRILDWTGQTTAAELVATIAHAQFCIANDSAPGHIAGAVDTPLVAIFGPTTPEMGFVPLGRWVTIAGHQALACRPCSRHGSMHCPVGTHACMEELDPVRVSRVALQLDFETGSRGV; from the coding sequence ATGGCTCTGCCAGCCTTTTGCGAGGTTAGGATGCTCGACGGGGGCGCGCCGAAAAAGATTCTCCTGATTCAGACAGCCTTTCTGGGTGACGTCGTCTTGGCGACGGCTCTGCAGCGACGGCTCTCGGAGGCTTTTCCGGAAGCGGAAATTCATTGGCTGGTGCGGCCCGACGCCGAGGCGATTGTGGCACCACTGGTCCCTTCCGGCAGGGTCCTGGTGTATGCCAAGCGAGCCGAGGCGCGTGGTGCCGGAGGATTTTTCAGGATGGCCAGAATTCTCGCCGAACGAGAATTCGATGCCGCTGTTGCCGTGCAGCGCTCGTTTAGGACCGCTGCGCTGCTGTGGCAGGCTGGAATTCCCCTTCGAATCGGCTTCGCCGGTGCGGGCGGCTGGTTTTTCTACAATCGGCGCGTGCCTCATCAGGGCCTCCATGCGCGCGATCGAATGGTGCGTCTCGTCGAGGGGTTTGGTGTTTCGGCAGCCGATCCACCCGAGCCCTATCTCCGGGTCGCTACGGATGCTCGGGAGGCGGTTCTTGCTCGTTTGGCAGCCGCAGGTGTGGGGTCGCGAGAGCGTTTGGTGATCCTCGCGCCCGGATCTGCGTGGCGAACGAAGCAATGGCCGGCGCGATACTTTGGCCGCGTGGCGGGTGATCTTCTCGCGAAAGGCTTTGATCGCGGGATTGTGGTGGGCGGTGGTGGCGATGGCATGCTGGCCGCGGAAGTGGCGGATGCTGCGGGCGAGGGCGCTTCGCGGATTCTGGATTGGACGGGGCAGACAACCGCTGCCGAATTGGTCGCGACGATTGCGCATGCGCAGTTCTGTATCGCCAATGATTCGGCACCCGGTCATATTGCGGGCGCGGTCGACACGCCGTTGGTGGCGATTTTCGGGCCGACCACACCGGAGATGGGATTCGTGCCTCTGGGCCGTTGGGTGACCATCGCGGGACACCAGGCTCTCGCTTGTCGGCCCTGTTCCCGCCACGGCTCGATGCATTGTCCGGTCGGGACCCATGCCTGCATGGAGGAGTTGGACCCGGTTAGGGTGTCGCGGGTCGCATTGCAGTTGGATTTCGAAACCGGATCCCGGGGCGTCTGA
- a CDS encoding YicC family protein, with product MRSMTGFGRARAQVSGGFLTAEVRSINSRFLELKIALPREYQALEPDLRKKVAEWQERGRVDITIRRDANEQRARAVELDLPLARESVRAWTRLQKELGLPGEIDLALLRRTAPDVVRLRERAVPVKSEEAALRKALDRALKAHDRERRREGSHLAGDMRGRLRVLDALRRRMRDISAEMRPIFQERMAKRLRKVLGNQTPEPERLVPEIAIVLDKADVSEEMTRLDAHLQAFRGLLREKAASGKRIEFLLQEILREVNTTGSKANHLPLTQCVLEAKAELEKLREQAANVE from the coding sequence ATGAGAAGTATGACTGGCTTCGGCCGCGCACGTGCGCAGGTTTCAGGTGGTTTTTTGACCGCCGAAGTTCGTAGCATCAACTCGCGGTTTCTGGAGTTGAAGATTGCCTTGCCGCGAGAATATCAGGCTCTCGAACCGGATCTTCGAAAGAAGGTCGCGGAATGGCAGGAGCGCGGTCGTGTGGATATCACCATCCGACGAGACGCCAACGAGCAGCGGGCACGAGCGGTGGAATTGGACTTGCCTCTCGCGCGGGAGTCCGTGCGGGCATGGACACGACTGCAGAAGGAATTGGGATTGCCCGGGGAGATTGATCTCGCTCTGCTGCGCCGGACCGCACCCGACGTCGTGCGGCTGCGCGAGCGAGCGGTCCCTGTCAAGTCCGAGGAGGCGGCTTTGCGCAAGGCTCTGGACCGTGCTCTCAAGGCGCACGACCGAGAACGCCGTCGGGAAGGTTCGCACCTTGCCGGAGACATGCGGGGTCGTTTGCGGGTGCTCGATGCGTTGCGCCGTCGAATGCGCGATATCTCGGCCGAGATGCGACCTATTTTTCAGGAGCGGATGGCCAAGCGATTGCGCAAGGTGCTCGGTAATCAGACTCCCGAGCCCGAACGTTTGGTTCCCGAGATTGCGATCGTCCTGGACAAGGCGGATGTGAGTGAGGAGATGACCCGATTGGATGCTCATCTGCAGGCTTTCAGAGGCCTCCTTCGCGAGAAGGCCGCCAGCGGCAAACGCATCGAATTTCTTCTGCAAGAGATTCTTCGCGAAGTGAATACCACCGGGTCCAAAGCCAACCATCTGCCTCTGACGCAATGCGTTCTCGAGGCGAAGGCCGAACTCGAGAAGTTGCGAGAGCAGGCGGCGAACGTCGAATGA
- the gmk gene encoding guanylate kinase encodes MSARRRGILLVVSAPSGGGKTTLVKSAMSAEPSLQLSVSCTTRQPREGEVDGVDYRFVSQQSFRDFLTEGEFVESAEVFDHAYATPRTPLDAAIAEGRDMLLDVDIQGARSLKRAYPKDAVGIFVMPPSAAALESRLRARGTDDEAQIARRLSRVREEITAAREVGVYDYLIVNDDRERAAADLLSIVRAERCRQGRLSPPELE; translated from the coding sequence ATGAGTGCGCGCCGTCGGGGGATCCTGCTCGTGGTATCGGCTCCTTCCGGAGGCGGCAAAACCACGCTTGTGAAATCGGCGATGTCGGCTGAACCCTCCTTGCAGCTTTCGGTTTCCTGCACGACCCGCCAACCCCGCGAAGGAGAGGTGGACGGTGTGGATTATAGATTCGTTTCTCAGCAGAGCTTTCGCGATTTTTTGACGGAAGGGGAGTTTGTCGAGTCGGCCGAGGTCTTTGACCATGCCTATGCCACGCCGCGAACCCCGCTGGATGCCGCGATTGCCGAGGGCCGCGATATGCTTCTCGACGTGGATATTCAGGGAGCTCGCTCGCTCAAGAGGGCATACCCGAAGGATGCTGTCGGTATTTTCGTCATGCCGCCGTCTGCGGCCGCCCTCGAGAGCCGTCTGCGTGCCCGCGGCACGGACGATGAAGCGCAGATCGCGCGACGTCTATCTCGAGTCCGGGAGGAGATTACCGCAGCCCGGGAAGTGGGCGTATACGATTATCTGATTGTGAATGATGATCGCGAAAGAGCAGCAGCCGACCTCCTCTCGATCGTTCGTGCGGAGCGTTGTCGGCAGGGACGTCTGTCGCCACCGGAACTGGAATAG
- a CDS encoding Rid family detoxifying hydrolase, which produces MSIVESVSTPAAPAAIGPYAQATAAGGMIFCSGQIGLSPEDGALVEGGVAAETRQALLNLSAVLKASGASFGDVTKTTLYLVQMSDFAVVNEIYAEFLGESRPARATVAVCELPKGALFEIDAIACLR; this is translated from the coding sequence ATGAGTATCGTAGAATCGGTTTCGACTCCGGCGGCCCCCGCAGCCATCGGCCCCTATGCGCAAGCGACTGCCGCCGGCGGCATGATTTTCTGTTCGGGACAGATCGGATTGTCCCCGGAGGATGGCGCTCTGGTTGAGGGAGGGGTCGCGGCCGAGACCCGGCAGGCCCTGCTCAATTTATCAGCAGTGCTCAAGGCGTCGGGCGCCAGCTTTGGCGATGTGACCAAGACGACTCTCTATCTGGTTCAGATGAGCGATTTCGCTGTTGTGAACGAGATTTACGCCGAGTTTCTCGGCGAATCGCGCCCGGCTCGGGCGACGGTCGCGGTTTGCGAATTGCCCAAAGGGGCTCTGTTCGAGATCGACGCGATCGCCTGCCTGCGCTGA
- the pheA gene encoding prephenate dehydratase: MELAKKDTKDKAAPTRGQASLAVFRRRLDRIDAELLKLLSERTSVVLQVKEAKQATGGRIWVPEREAAQLQRLSRLNRKSETPVPEGALSSIFGEVLSASRALQRDLRVAYLGPQGTYSELAAHEHFGSQAEFVPVSNIAAIFDAVEKKQVELGVVPFENSTEGIVGQAIDAFVESPLRILGERQLDIRHALLGHTKNLGQVRRVLAHPQAIAQCRNWLEVHLPHAELREVSSNAAAAQQAARTKSSAAIASASAASRYRLEVLQEGIQDLSRNVTRFVVVGDADQVAPVPGEKISILFSVKNEVGVLARILAPLARAGIDVLKVESRPKRGHLWDYVFFMDLCGDLEDRNVGRAVAAIRKHCVWLKVLGSYAAAQPK; this comes from the coding sequence TTGGAATTGGCTAAAAAGGACACAAAAGACAAGGCGGCACCGACCAGAGGACAAGCCTCGTTGGCGGTTTTTCGTCGCCGCTTGGACCGAATCGACGCCGAGCTGCTGAAGTTGCTGAGCGAGCGAACCAGCGTGGTGCTGCAGGTCAAAGAGGCCAAGCAGGCAACGGGTGGGCGAATCTGGGTGCCCGAGCGCGAAGCTGCCCAACTCCAGCGATTGAGCCGGCTCAATCGAAAAAGTGAGACCCCGGTTCCCGAGGGTGCTCTTTCCTCGATTTTTGGGGAGGTCCTTTCGGCCTCGCGGGCGCTCCAGCGTGATTTGCGCGTGGCCTATCTTGGCCCGCAAGGAACATACTCCGAACTGGCGGCTCACGAACATTTCGGTTCGCAGGCCGAATTTGTGCCGGTTTCGAATATTGCCGCGATCTTTGATGCGGTGGAAAAAAAACAGGTCGAACTGGGCGTTGTTCCTTTCGAGAACTCAACGGAAGGGATCGTGGGGCAGGCGATCGATGCCTTCGTCGAGAGCCCTTTGCGTATCTTGGGCGAACGACAGCTGGATATTCGTCATGCGTTGCTGGGGCATACGAAAAATCTCGGACAGGTGCGGCGTGTGCTGGCGCATCCACAGGCGATTGCGCAATGCCGTAATTGGCTCGAGGTCCATTTGCCGCATGCGGAGTTGCGTGAGGTTTCCAGCAATGCGGCGGCGGCGCAGCAGGCGGCCCGGACCAAGAGCAGTGCGGCCATCGCCTCGGCGTCCGCAGCCAGTCGCTACCGCCTGGAAGTGCTTCAGGAAGGGATTCAGGACCTTTCCCGAAACGTCACCCGATTTGTCGTCGTGGGCGACGCGGATCAAGTCGCCCCGGTACCGGGGGAGAAAATATCCATCCTGTTTTCGGTGAAGAATGAGGTTGGGGTTCTGGCCCGAATCCTGGCGCCCCTCGCGCGCGCCGGTATCGATGTCTTGAAGGTCGAGTCTCGACCCAAGCGCGGCCATTTGTGGGATTATGTCTTCTTCATGGATCTTTGCGGCGACCTGGAGGACCGGAATGTCGGTCGTGCGGTGGCCGCGATCCGCAAGCATTGCGTTTGGCTGAAGGTTTTGGGGAGTTATGCAGCCGCGCAACCGAAGTGA
- a CDS encoding bifunctional (p)ppGpp synthetase/guanosine-3',5'-bis(diphosphate) 3'-pyrophosphohydrolase, with translation MKLDGLLKKVEDYLPAAPLDVVRRAYEFSAEKHKNQRRASGEPYVTHPLEVANIIADLRLDVPSIATGLLHDTVEDTLTTLENIEAGFGPEVASLVDGVTKISQINFASREEQEAENFRKMILAMSKDVRVILIKLADRTHNMRTLSALSPARRRKIAQETLDIYAPLAHRLGIYWMKSEMEDAALQALHPEIYYQLKRFVSQKKTEREKYIREVHRLLERQLAGSGIEATVSGRPKHFYSIYQKMVNQNLLYEQLFDLVAFRIVVDSKRDCYEALGCVHEQWRPIPGRFKDYIALPKANGYQSLHTAVLGPQAERIEVQIRTTDMHRIAEEGVAAHWKYKGGYAGAQKELQRFQWLRQMLDWQQQVKDPEEFLDGFKEDLFADEVYVFTPKGDLRHFPKGATVVDFAYRIHSEVGHRCTGARVGGRLVPLRYQLQNGDMVEIITTQKQTPSRDWLKFVRTPRAKERVRAWIKEQQASRSLEVGREILTRDLARVGLDLGRLLREGVLARVAEGLEQKDADSLIAQVGYGRMTSREILAEIDPEADLDHPVEPGRLERMIRSVSRRSAEGGVRVSSLPDVLVRFARCCDPIPGERIAGFLTRGRGVTVHATVCSRVLEADPLRRVDCVWDTETTANRPVKIEVACVDERGQLAGISRAIAAAGINIRKAESRAIEDGKAINTFEVLVENIDDLARLIRRLTKLKGVISVERIRA, from the coding sequence GTGAAACTCGACGGACTTCTCAAGAAGGTGGAGGATTACCTTCCCGCAGCACCTCTGGATGTGGTTCGTCGCGCCTACGAGTTTTCCGCGGAGAAGCATAAAAACCAACGCCGCGCGTCCGGCGAGCCGTATGTCACCCACCCTCTGGAGGTGGCCAATATCATCGCAGACCTGCGTCTGGACGTCCCCAGTATCGCGACCGGTCTTTTGCACGATACGGTCGAAGATACCCTCACGACACTCGAGAATATCGAAGCGGGGTTCGGACCGGAAGTCGCAAGCCTTGTAGATGGCGTGACCAAGATCAGCCAGATCAATTTCGCGAGTCGTGAGGAGCAGGAAGCCGAGAATTTCCGCAAGATGATCCTGGCCATGTCCAAGGATGTGCGGGTGATTCTGATCAAGCTGGCGGACCGGACACATAATATGCGGACCCTGAGCGCCTTGTCACCGGCACGGCGTCGCAAGATTGCGCAGGAAACTCTGGATATATACGCGCCTCTCGCGCACCGGCTCGGCATCTACTGGATGAAGAGCGAGATGGAGGATGCTGCATTGCAGGCCCTGCATCCCGAAATCTATTACCAGCTGAAAAGGTTTGTTTCGCAGAAAAAGACGGAGCGCGAGAAATATATTCGCGAAGTCCATCGGTTGCTCGAGCGCCAGTTGGCTGGCTCGGGCATCGAGGCAACCGTATCGGGGCGCCCCAAGCATTTCTATTCCATTTATCAAAAAATGGTGAACCAGAACCTGCTCTATGAGCAGTTGTTTGATCTCGTGGCCTTCCGAATTGTCGTCGACTCCAAAAGAGATTGTTACGAGGCTCTCGGTTGCGTTCATGAGCAGTGGCGACCCATCCCGGGTCGTTTCAAGGACTATATCGCCTTACCCAAGGCGAACGGATACCAGTCTCTGCATACCGCGGTGCTCGGGCCTCAGGCGGAGCGCATCGAGGTGCAGATCCGCACGACCGATATGCACCGGATCGCCGAGGAAGGTGTTGCGGCTCATTGGAAGTACAAAGGCGGCTACGCCGGCGCGCAAAAAGAACTGCAACGTTTCCAGTGGCTCCGGCAGATGTTGGATTGGCAGCAGCAGGTCAAGGATCCTGAAGAGTTCCTCGATGGCTTCAAGGAAGATCTCTTTGCCGATGAGGTCTATGTCTTTACGCCCAAAGGCGATTTACGTCACTTTCCCAAGGGAGCGACAGTTGTCGACTTCGCCTACCGGATCCACTCCGAAGTCGGGCATCGTTGCACTGGCGCGCGGGTTGGGGGACGCTTGGTGCCGCTCCGCTACCAGTTGCAGAACGGCGATATGGTGGAAATCATTACCACCCAGAAGCAGACGCCCTCGCGCGATTGGTTGAAGTTCGTTCGCACCCCTCGGGCCAAAGAGCGAGTTCGTGCGTGGATCAAGGAGCAGCAGGCTTCTCGGTCGTTGGAGGTCGGGCGCGAGATCCTGACCCGCGACCTCGCCCGGGTCGGACTCGATTTGGGGCGACTTCTGCGGGAGGGCGTCCTGGCGCGGGTCGCCGAGGGGCTTGAGCAAAAAGACGCCGATAGTCTGATCGCGCAGGTGGGTTACGGCCGGATGACTTCCCGGGAGATCCTGGCAGAGATTGATCCCGAGGCGGACCTCGACCATCCGGTAGAACCGGGTCGACTCGAGCGAATGATCCGGTCCGTCAGTCGTCGGTCGGCGGAAGGCGGTGTGCGCGTTTCCAGTCTGCCGGATGTGCTGGTTCGATTTGCGCGTTGTTGCGACCCGATCCCCGGAGAGCGAATCGCTGGTTTTCTGACCCGTGGACGAGGCGTGACGGTGCATGCCACCGTATGCTCGCGCGTGTTGGAAGCTGATCCCCTGCGTCGCGTGGACTGCGTCTGGGACACCGAGACCACTGCGAATCGACCCGTGAAGATTGAAGTCGCCTGTGTGGATGAGCGCGGTCAGTTGGCCGGAATCTCGCGGGCCATTGCCGCTGCCGGAATCAATATCCGTAAGGCTGAATCCCGGGCGATCGAGGACGGGAAGGCGATCAATACCTTCGAAGTCCTGGTCGAGAACATAGATGATCTGGCTCGGTTGATCCGTCGATTGACCAAGCTCAAGGGCGTGATCTCGGTGGAGCGTATTCGCGCCTGA
- the mutL gene encoding DNA mismatch repair endonuclease MutL produces the protein MGNSIEILSAVVANQIAAGEVIERPASIVKELVENALDAGARRIDVSVREGGREEIIVQDDGSGMARADAERACLRHATSKLREIDEIERIASYGFRGEALASISSISKTTIETCENRAAEGTCIRVQQGKVLEVLPAGVPEGTKITVRELFASVPARRKFLRTAQTELAHISDWLLRAALARPEVAFSLTHGAREVFRHPAVADPGERLRQVQGATRAGEMLACSGEAHGIRVTGWVSRAGKSYPQSKAILSYVGGRVVRDRVLTRAVLDAYRALLPQGRYPAAVLFLELPPGEVDVNVHPGKVEVRFANGDQVYSAVLRTIRQALEDGIQAPAALETRGDVASTQESSPSRVRGASGGSEVSARVEESLARYAARPGSRETRSYTIRSTEQATDRRDRAGVSVPGGSDRQDAMEFAAKGDAEPSSDGRPAGLPRFADLRVLGQAMNGYIVTESRDGLVLIDQHAAHERVRFERLRAQAATTIASQQLLVPSVVELDPTALAALEANADQLRAGGFEIDSFGTGRVVLRALPASLDVSTDVEVLLAELAREFAEMGSRGTEERILAARDTLLARVACHGAVRVGDPLTMDEMKQLVADLDTIPFAATCPHGRPMVAPIPRGEIERRVLR, from the coding sequence TTGGGTAATTCCATTGAAATTTTATCGGCGGTCGTGGCGAACCAGATTGCTGCAGGCGAGGTGATCGAGAGGCCTGCTTCGATTGTGAAAGAGCTTGTGGAGAACGCTCTGGATGCCGGCGCTCGACGGATTGATGTGTCGGTACGCGAGGGGGGCCGGGAGGAAATCATCGTGCAGGATGATGGTTCGGGCATGGCGCGTGCGGATGCGGAGCGGGCCTGCTTGCGCCATGCGACGAGCAAGCTTCGCGAGATCGACGAGATCGAGCGGATTGCCAGTTACGGTTTCCGCGGCGAGGCGTTGGCGAGTATTTCCTCCATCTCGAAAACCACGATCGAGACCTGCGAAAATCGCGCAGCTGAAGGTACCTGTATTCGGGTTCAGCAGGGGAAGGTCCTGGAGGTTTTGCCGGCAGGAGTGCCCGAGGGGACCAAGATCACGGTAAGGGAGTTGTTTGCCTCTGTGCCGGCGCGGCGGAAGTTCTTGCGCACAGCCCAGACAGAGTTGGCCCATATCTCGGATTGGTTGTTGCGCGCCGCACTCGCGCGCCCGGAGGTGGCTTTTTCTTTGACGCACGGGGCGCGGGAGGTATTTCGACATCCCGCGGTCGCTGATCCCGGAGAGCGGCTGCGCCAAGTTCAGGGCGCGACGCGAGCGGGCGAAATGCTGGCGTGTTCGGGTGAGGCTCATGGGATTCGCGTCACGGGTTGGGTCTCGCGCGCGGGCAAGAGCTATCCGCAGTCCAAGGCGATTCTTTCCTACGTGGGAGGCCGGGTGGTGCGGGACCGAGTCCTGACGCGAGCGGTTCTGGATGCTTATCGGGCCCTGCTGCCTCAGGGGCGCTACCCGGCAGCCGTGCTCTTTCTCGAGCTCCCTCCCGGAGAAGTCGATGTGAATGTGCATCCGGGTAAAGTTGAAGTTCGTTTTGCCAATGGCGACCAGGTGTATAGCGCGGTTTTGCGCACCATTCGCCAGGCTCTCGAGGACGGAATTCAGGCACCGGCCGCCCTGGAAACGCGGGGCGACGTGGCGTCGACTCAGGAGAGTTCCCCCTCGAGGGTGAGGGGCGCCAGCGGCGGTTCCGAGGTTTCGGCTCGCGTGGAGGAGTCGCTTGCCCGCTATGCCGCTCGCCCGGGATCGCGGGAAACACGCTCCTATACGATTCGGTCGACGGAGCAGGCCACTGATAGGCGCGATCGCGCCGGTGTGTCGGTGCCCGGCGGTAGTGACCGTCAGGACGCGATGGAATTTGCCGCAAAAGGCGATGCCGAGCCTTCGTCGGATGGGCGCCCCGCAGGACTTCCACGGTTTGCCGACCTTCGTGTGCTGGGCCAGGCGATGAACGGTTATATCGTGACGGAATCGAGGGATGGTCTGGTCCTGATCGACCAGCATGCCGCTCACGAACGGGTTCGCTTCGAACGCTTGCGAGCACAGGCAGCGACAACCATTGCGAGCCAGCAGTTACTGGTGCCTTCGGTGGTGGAGTTGGATCCGACTGCGCTAGCTGCTCTGGAGGCCAATGCCGACCAATTGCGGGCCGGCGGTTTCGAGATCGACAGCTTCGGCACCGGCCGGGTGGTGCTCCGGGCGCTTCCAGCCTCGTTGGATGTCTCGACGGACGTGGAGGTCCTGTTGGCCGAACTCGCGCGCGAGTTTGCCGAAATGGGGAGCCGCGGAACCGAGGAGCGGATTCTCGCAGCGCGAGATACCCTCCTGGCGCGGGTCGCTTGTCACGGAGCGGTGCGGGTGGGTGATCCCTTGACGATGGACGAAATGAAGCAATTGGTCGCAGATCTCGATACGATCCCGTTTGCCGCAACCTGTCCGCACGGTCGGCCGATGGTGGCGCCGATCCCTCGCGGGGAAATCGAACGGCGCGTTCTCCGCTAG